In one Bryobacteraceae bacterium genomic region, the following are encoded:
- a CDS encoding amidohydrolase, with the protein MIDTVGKGLEAVDGFVESLGGTMSAVRRRLHSCPEPSGEEHGTAAYVLETLREAGLGARLTDTRRGVIVDSEGGGERRIGLRADMDALRIGDAKEVPYRSNVAGVMHGCGHDAHTAIVMGAVLALSEAERAGALPWPVRWRAVFQPAEETNQGAIEMVGAGAVDGLDAIISLHVDPSRKVGQVGVREGVFTAACDELEIRIEGRGGHAARPHESLDPIATAAQVISSIYLFVPRAVDSQDPVVVTIGQIRGGESPNVIPREVVLRGTIRTLGGPVRAQTKDHIRQLARGLAEASGTRIEVGFRPGPEAVVNEAGLTQLARRAAAGVVGSTGVQEIARPSMGGEDFANYLGAIPGCMVRLGTSSELAGGPPLHSPLFDIDERALGIGARILARMAVMWSRPEEQA; encoded by the coding sequence ATGATCGATACGGTTGGCAAGGGCCTCGAGGCCGTGGATGGGTTCGTCGAGAGCCTTGGCGGCACGATGTCGGCGGTCCGGCGGCGGCTGCACTCTTGTCCCGAGCCGAGCGGCGAGGAGCATGGGACGGCGGCGTACGTCCTGGAAACGCTGCGCGAGGCGGGGTTGGGGGCTCGGCTTACCGATACTCGCCGGGGCGTGATCGTTGATTCCGAGGGCGGCGGTGAGCGGCGGATCGGGCTGCGGGCGGACATGGATGCGCTGCGGATCGGCGATGCCAAGGAGGTCCCGTACCGGAGCAACGTCGCCGGGGTGATGCATGGGTGCGGTCACGACGCGCACACGGCCATCGTGATGGGGGCGGTGTTGGCGCTGTCGGAGGCCGAGCGGGCGGGGGCGCTGCCGTGGCCGGTTCGTTGGAGGGCGGTCTTTCAGCCGGCCGAGGAGACGAATCAGGGCGCGATCGAGATGGTCGGCGCCGGGGCGGTGGACGGGCTCGACGCGATTATCAGCTTGCATGTGGATCCTTCCCGGAAGGTGGGGCAAGTGGGCGTGCGCGAGGGCGTGTTCACGGCGGCGTGCGATGAACTCGAGATCCGGATCGAAGGGCGGGGCGGGCACGCGGCGCGGCCGCACGAATCGCTGGACCCGATCGCGACGGCGGCGCAGGTGATCAGCTCGATCTACTTGTTCGTGCCACGGGCGGTGGATAGCCAGGACCCTGTCGTCGTGACGATCGGGCAGATCCGGGGCGGGGAGAGTCCGAACGTGATTCCGCGGGAGGTGGTGCTGCGCGGTACGATTCGAACGTTGGGCGGGCCGGTGCGGGCGCAGACGAAGGATCACATCCGGCAACTGGCGCGGGGGCTGGCGGAGGCGTCGGGAACGCGGATCGAGGTGGGGTTCCGGCCGGGTCCGGAGGCGGTGGTGAACGAGGCGGGGTTGACGCAACTGGCGCGGCGGGCGGCGGCGGGGGTGGTCGGTTCCACGGGCGTGCAGGAGATTGCGCGGCCGAGCATGGGGGGTGAGGATTTCGCGAATTACCTGGGCGCGATTCCGGGCTGCATGGTGCGGCTGGGAACGAGTTCGGAGTTGGCGGGCGGTCCGCCGCTGCACTCGCCGCTGTTCGATATCGACGAACGGGCGCTTGGGATCGGGGCGCGGATTTTGGCGCGGATGGCGGTTATGTGGTCGCGGCCGGAGGAGCAGGCATGA
- a CDS encoding gamma-glutamylcyclotransferase family protein, with the protein MATRVIETMDLAADEVGLFGYGSLLRLANLERTLGHRYRRDRFVCSISGWRRAWSSLHPNRRYSYVAADGRRVVPANMLYLNVHPGACQLNGVVYAIPAAALPAFDLYEETYARVEVGERLQGVQVRGGPVYLYVGQPPHVLEAPVGPEVAAIRRAYVETVEAGIGELGEEFRRGYEASSDGVPVVNVVDAEWA; encoded by the coding sequence ATGGCGACGCGGGTGATCGAGACGATGGATCTGGCCGCGGACGAGGTGGGGCTGTTCGGCTACGGATCACTCCTGCGGCTGGCCAACCTGGAACGGACGCTAGGGCATCGGTACCGGCGCGATCGGTTCGTTTGCTCGATTTCGGGGTGGCGGCGGGCGTGGAGTTCGCTGCATCCGAACCGGCGGTACTCGTACGTGGCGGCGGATGGGCGTCGTGTGGTTCCGGCGAACATGCTGTATCTGAACGTGCATCCGGGCGCGTGCCAGCTGAATGGGGTGGTGTACGCGATTCCGGCGGCGGCGCTGCCGGCGTTCGATCTTTACGAGGAGACGTATGCGCGGGTCGAAGTCGGCGAGCGGCTTCAGGGTGTGCAGGTTCGGGGCGGGCCGGTGTACCTCTATGTCGGGCAGCCACCGCATGTGCTGGAGGCGCCGGTGGGACCGGAGGTGGCGGCGATCCGCAGGGCGTATGTGGAGACAGTGGAAGCAGGGATCGGGGAGTTGGGGGAGGAGTTCCGGCGAGGGTACGAGGCGTCGAGCGATGGGGTTCCGGTGGTGAACGTGGTGGACGCCGAGTGGGCATAA
- a CDS encoding PadR family transcriptional regulator, whose translation MPRSESLGQFEQLVLAAIAGLEDNAYGVTIHTRVEQLSAGRKVTLAAIYVTLDRLEHKGLVSSRLTAPTAERGGRGKRCYHLEAPGERALKEAVATARRMADSLTAVWGVTEEGLESA comes from the coding sequence ATGCCAAGAAGCGAATCGCTGGGACAGTTCGAACAGTTGGTTCTTGCGGCGATCGCCGGTCTGGAAGACAATGCCTACGGCGTCACGATCCATACGCGGGTAGAGCAGTTATCGGCGGGTAGGAAGGTTACGCTGGCCGCCATCTATGTAACGCTCGATCGGCTGGAACACAAGGGCTTGGTCTCCTCCCGGCTCACCGCCCCCACAGCCGAACGGGGCGGGCGCGGCAAGCGCTGCTACCACCTGGAGGCGCCGGGCGAGCGGGCTTTGAAGGAGGCTGTGGCCACCGCGCGCCGAATGGCCGATTCTCTCACCGCCGTGTGGGGTGTCACTGAGGAAGGATTGGAGAGCGCATGA
- a CDS encoding carboxylate-amine ligase: MSRLEFRSNHSQTLGVELELALVDAKTMALSSSILDVLARVPAEHADHVKPELMQCYVEINTGVCRTVNEVEADLRGRLGALERIAGDLGLRLFWTGTHPFSRWQEQQQTPQDRYSRLIDNLQDVARQLVTFGLHVHVGVDSGDKAVMVCDRIQRHLPTLLALSCNSPWWEGRTTGLQSYRSKVMENLPTAGLPPVMRNWSEYVWLVNHLVNTQFIGSIRDLWWDVRPHHNFGTVEVRVCDMPGTLEDALGIVALIQSVVRALDEQVEEGTYQLEYHPMMVRQNKWRAARYGLDAQLVNPSTHEARSARDVVAELVELVRPQAEHLGCVKYLNHARTMAARPTSADRQLALLKETGDRAEVVRRLTGG; the protein is encoded by the coding sequence ATGAGCAGGCTGGAATTTCGATCGAACCATTCGCAGACGCTGGGCGTGGAACTGGAGTTGGCGCTGGTGGACGCGAAGACGATGGCTCTATCGAGTTCGATTCTCGATGTGCTCGCGCGGGTTCCCGCAGAGCACGCCGACCACGTGAAGCCGGAGTTGATGCAGTGCTACGTGGAGATCAACACGGGCGTCTGCCGCACGGTCAACGAGGTGGAGGCCGATCTTCGTGGACGGCTCGGCGCGCTCGAACGGATCGCCGGGGATTTGGGATTGCGCCTGTTCTGGACCGGCACGCATCCGTTTTCGCGGTGGCAGGAGCAGCAGCAGACGCCGCAGGATCGATACAGCCGGCTGATCGACAATCTGCAGGATGTGGCGCGGCAGTTGGTCACCTTCGGGTTGCACGTTCACGTGGGCGTCGATTCCGGCGACAAAGCCGTGATGGTTTGCGACCGCATCCAGCGGCATTTGCCGACGCTGCTGGCGCTGAGCTGCAATAGCCCGTGGTGGGAGGGCCGGACCACGGGGTTGCAATCGTACCGGTCCAAGGTGATGGAGAACCTGCCGACAGCGGGGCTGCCGCCGGTGATGCGCAACTGGAGCGAGTACGTGTGGCTGGTGAACCACTTGGTGAACACGCAGTTTATCGGCTCGATCCGCGACTTGTGGTGGGACGTGCGGCCGCATCACAACTTCGGCACGGTGGAGGTGCGGGTGTGCGATATGCCGGGGACGCTCGAGGACGCGCTGGGGATTGTAGCGCTGATTCAATCGGTGGTGCGCGCGCTGGACGAGCAGGTGGAGGAGGGGACGTATCAGCTTGAATACCATCCGATGATGGTGCGGCAGAACAAGTGGCGTGCCGCGCGGTATGGGTTGGACGCGCAGTTGGTGAATCCGTCCACGCATGAGGCGCGGTCGGCGCGGGACGTGGTGGCGGAATTGGTGGAACTGGTTCGCCCGCAGGCGGAGCATCTGGGCTGCGTGAAGTACTTGAACCATGCTCGGACGATGGCGGCGAGGCCGACATCGGCGGACCGGCAATTGGCGCTCCTCAAGGAGACGGGTGATCGCGCGGAAGTGGTGCGGCGGCTGACGGGCGGGTGA